DNA from Parageobacillus thermoglucosidasius:
AAAAACATAAACGTTTTGTAGAATTAGAGAAAAAACAGCAAGAGCTGACCGCTCTTGCGGACCGTTATAAACATTTGCAGTCGATTTTAAAAGGCAACAGCTTTGTCGAATTTTTGGCGGAAGAACAGCTCATTCAAGTGACGAGAATGGCTTCCGAGCGGTTAAGCTCGTTGACGAGACAGCGCTATTCGCTGGAAATCGACTCGCAAGGAGGCTTTCTCATTCGCGATGATGCCAATGGCGGGGTTAAGCGGCCAGTGACCACATTATCAGGCGGGGAAACGTTTTTAACGTCATTGTCGCTTGCCTTGGCGCTGTCGGCGCAAATTCAGCTACGCGGGGAATATCCGCTTCGATTTTTCTTTTTGGATGAAGGATTTGGCACATTGGATGCGGAGCTTCTTGATACGGTTATTTCTGCACTGGAAAAACTTCATTCGCAGCGGCTGTCTGTCGGAGTAATCAGCCATGTGCAAGAAATCCGCGCCCGCTTGCCGAAACGGCTTATTGTTGAGCCGGCGGAGCCGGCTGGGCGGGGAACGAGAGTCAGGTTAGAAGTGATGTAGCTTTTACAAAATAAAATGCAAAGCTGCCGTTTCCTGAAAGGGAGCGGCGGCTTTGCTAATTGTTTGCAGCCACGTTGCTGTCAAACACGTCAGAGTCAAATGTGTTTGTTAAATTGATGCCATTGTTGGTAATGATAAAATCTCCCGTATTGAATCCCCCTGAACCAGTCATTGTTTTGGTTGCTACTTTTGGAGCGATATAAAGGCAATCTCCCATTTGCACAACCGCTCCGCTGCTGACATTATTAATTTTTATAGGTCCGACGACAGAAGGCATTATTCTCCATCCCTTGTTATTGGTGAAGTTGTTTGGGTATTTCTCATAGAAGATGCTGAAGCATTCGGAGCAAGCTGGCGGATATGTTTAATTCTTGCTTCCGCATCAACGGTAGATGTGGAACCGATATGCACCACGCCAGCAGTGGAAACCGCTAGTATACGAATGGAACGGACGGAGATAACAGGCGATTGCTGGAGTGTTTGCAGCGAAATGTTGCGGCGGCCTGATTGCAATTTCGGAATTGTTTTTGTAAAAACAGGAAAAATGCTTTCCCCTTCGTTTCCAAAAAATAGCTCATATTGCCGCTGAACAGCAAGAACGCGAGCACGGGAGGTGATTTTCTGTGAGTCTCCAATCTGCAAAACAGAACTGAAAAGGATCGCTTCCCCATGAAAGAATTGGACGATCGATGTTCGCTTCATCCTTGCCCCCCTCTTTGGATAAGCGGAACGAAAGGTCCGATGATTAATGATTCCGGAGGAGTGTCAAAAGCGGACGCGATATTAATGACATCCGCATCGCCGATTAAAAAAACGGCGGAACTTGTGACAGCGATTAAATGAATATCGCCAATATGAACATCCCGGTTGATC
Protein-coding regions in this window:
- a CDS encoding spore germination protein, producing MPSVVGPIKINNVSSGAVVQMGDCLYIAPKVATKTMTGSGGFNTGDFIITNNGINLTNTFDSDVFDSNVAANN
- a CDS encoding spore germination protein GerPE, encoding MKRTSIVQFFHGEAILFSSVLQIGDSQKITSRARVLAVQRQYELFFGNEGESIFPVFTKTIPKLQSGRRNISLQTLQQSPVISVRSIRILAVSTAGVVHIGSTSTVDAEARIKHIRQLAPNASASSMRNTQTTSPITRDGE